A section of the Desulfobaccales bacterium genome encodes:
- the ftsA gene encoding cell division protein FtsA, whose product MTQELIVGLDIGTTKVCAVVGEVRDQQLDIVGIGTAPTAGGLRKGVVVNIDTTVRAIRKAVEEAETMAGCEIRSVYTGVAGAHIQGHNSHGVIVIKDREVTPLEVERVVESAKLMVSVPSDRAVIHTLVQEFLIDGQDGIKDPVGIHGVRLECRVHIVTAAVNALNNIVKCTNKAGLEVSGIALQGLVCGEAVLTEEEKALGVALLDFGGGTTDLAIFAGNSLRYSSVIPVAGNNITNDIAVGLQTSLPNAEALKREYGCCLNVLGQQEEPIEIPGLGGRRPRSISRRELAEIIHLRLSELLGLIAKEIHRAGPAHPVLAGAVICGGSSLIPGLEQLVEETLNLPARVGYPLVTGGLTDVMRDPAYATGVGLVLYGHRLQQSGSSGRSRGGRSRGGKGGFWPRLKKWFQEVV is encoded by the coding sequence GTGACACAGGAACTCATCGTCGGACTGGACATCGGCACCACCAAGGTCTGCGCCGTGGTGGGGGAGGTGCGGGACCAGCAGCTGGACATCGTGGGCATCGGCACCGCGCCCACGGCGGGGGGCCTGAGGAAAGGCGTGGTGGTCAATATCGACACCACCGTGCGGGCCATCCGCAAGGCGGTGGAGGAAGCCGAGACCATGGCCGGCTGCGAAATCCGCTCCGTCTACACCGGGGTGGCGGGGGCCCACATCCAGGGACACAACAGCCACGGGGTCATCGTTATCAAGGACCGGGAGGTCACGCCCCTGGAGGTGGAGCGGGTGGTGGAGTCCGCCAAGCTCATGGTCTCGGTGCCGTCCGACCGGGCGGTGATCCACACCCTGGTGCAGGAGTTCCTCATCGACGGCCAGGACGGCATCAAGGACCCGGTGGGCATCCACGGGGTGCGCCTGGAGTGCCGGGTGCATATCGTCACCGCGGCGGTGAACGCCTTAAACAACATCGTCAAATGCACCAACAAGGCCGGCCTGGAGGTGAGCGGCATCGCCCTGCAGGGGCTGGTCTGCGGCGAGGCGGTCCTCACCGAAGAAGAAAAGGCCTTAGGGGTGGCCTTGCTGGATTTCGGCGGCGGCACCACCGACTTGGCCATCTTCGCCGGCAATTCCCTGCGTTACAGTTCCGTCATCCCGGTGGCCGGCAACAACATCACCAACGACATCGCCGTGGGCCTGCAGACCTCGCTGCCCAACGCCGAGGCCCTGAAGCGGGAATACGGCTGCTGCCTCAACGTCCTGGGACAGCAGGAGGAGCCCATCGAAATCCCCGGTCTGGGGGGGAGGCGGCCCCGGAGCATCTCCCGCCGGGAACTGGCGGAGATCATCCACCTGAGGCTCTCCGAGCTTCTGGGCCTCATCGCCAAGGAGATCCACCGGGCCGGTCCGGCGCACCCGGTCTTGGCCGGCGCGGTCATCTGCGGCGGCTCCTCCTTGATTCCGGGGCTGGAGCAACTGGTGGAGGAGACCCTGAACCTGCCCGCCCGGGTGGGCTATCCCCTGGTAACGGGCGGGCTCACCGACGTCATGCGGGACCCGGCCTACGCCACCGGGGTGGGGCTGGTGCTCTATGGCCACCGCTTGCAGCAGAGCGGTTCCTCCGGCCGCAGTCGGGGCGGCCGCAGCCGGGGCGGCAAAGGCGGCTTCTGGCCCCGCCTGAAGAAGTGGTTCCAGGAAGTGGTTTGA
- the ftsZ gene encoding cell division protein FtsZ, protein MKIQLVPSELSAKIKVIGIGGAGGNAINDMIRANMVGVDFIAANTDAMSLERSLAPVKIQLGPNVTRGLGAGGNPEVGREATREEAERIKQVLSGADMVFIAAGMGGGTGTGGAPVVAEISREVGALTVAVVSKPFEFEGKMKARLADKGIDELRRVADTIITIPNDRLFALGSKNSRTADIFSLANEVLGAAVRGISDLILVPGFVKVDFADVRTIMKEGGMALMGTGQASGSARAMEAANKAISHPLLEDISIRGARGILINITSSPETFTMEELREVCMIIQNEAHEDALIKWGLVYDESLQEDLKVTVIATGIGSRTEVSTEDLWRPPAPEPVEAVDELEIPTFMRRGKDLPRSGAEAGAEKRSAALSSMPGKKYIVHPDLQYEESELDTPAFLRKVE, encoded by the coding sequence ATGAAGATTCAGCTGGTGCCCAGCGAACTCTCCGCCAAGATCAAGGTCATCGGCATCGGCGGAGCCGGCGGCAATGCCATCAACGACATGATCAGAGCCAACATGGTGGGGGTGGATTTCATCGCCGCCAACACCGATGCCATGTCCCTGGAGCGCAGCCTGGCCCCGGTGAAGATCCAGTTGGGGCCCAACGTCACCCGGGGCCTGGGGGCCGGCGGCAATCCCGAGGTGGGCCGGGAGGCCACCCGGGAGGAGGCGGAGCGCATCAAGCAGGTGCTCTCCGGGGCCGACATGGTCTTCATCGCCGCCGGCATGGGGGGCGGCACCGGCACCGGCGGCGCCCCGGTGGTGGCGGAGATCAGCCGGGAGGTGGGCGCCCTCACCGTGGCGGTGGTGAGCAAGCCCTTTGAATTTGAGGGCAAGATGAAGGCCCGCCTGGCGGACAAAGGCATCGATGAGCTGCGCCGGGTGGCGGACACCATTATCACCATCCCCAACGACCGCCTCTTTGCCCTGGGCTCCAAAAACTCCCGCACCGCCGACATCTTTTCCCTGGCCAACGAGGTCCTGGGCGCCGCGGTGCGGGGCATCTCCGACCTCATCCTGGTGCCCGGCTTCGTCAAGGTGGACTTTGCCGACGTGCGCACCATCATGAAGGAAGGGGGCATGGCCCTCATGGGCACCGGCCAAGCCTCGGGGAGCGCCCGGGCCATGGAGGCGGCCAACAAGGCCATCTCCCACCCCTTGCTGGAGGACATCTCCATCCGGGGAGCCCGGGGCATCCTCATCAACATCACCAGCAGCCCGGAGACCTTCACCATGGAGGAGCTCCGGGAAGTCTGCATGATCATCCAGAACGAGGCCCACGAGGACGCCCTCATCAAGTGGGGTCTGGTCTATGATGAGAGCCTCCAGGAAGACCTCAAGGTGACGGTCATCGCCACCGGCATCGGCAGCCGCACCGAGGTGAGCACGGAGGACCTCTGGCGGCCGCCGGCGCCGGAACCCGTCGAGGCGGTGGATGAGCTGGAGATCCCCACCTTCATGCGCCGGGGCAAGGACCTGCCTCGCTCCGGGGCCGAAGCCGGGGCGGAGAAACGTTCGGCGGCCCTGAGCTCCATGCCGGGCAAGAAATACATCGTCCATCCGGACCTGCAGTACGAGGAGAGCGAGCTGGACACCCCCGCCTTCCTGCGCAAGGTGGAATAA